From a single Erinaceus europaeus unplaced genomic scaffold, mEriEur2.1 scaffold_879, whole genome shotgun sequence genomic region:
- the CT55 gene encoding cancer/testis antigen 55 gives MFTNSRDSDSTTAYKFEFMGEDQSSKQFTCDGNFQILQGIVTKFCGDYGLIDGLIYFSSDVVTSNMPLKVGQNVSALVEEDKISHELKIIKVDALCDNCHDDEQSDICGKVPLDSLKSLMECAEYNSHTTYFSLDVICKDFEPYQGDCVEVEFSIHPETQSRKALSVKPLRHKHLSEVCITNIQGRNGVIGDDIFFTLDSLKLPDGYTPRIADVVNVIVVENILSCYHWRAISITLLKRA, from the exons ATGTTTACAAACTCTCGAGATTCAGATTCCACGACAGCATATAAATTTGAGTTCATGGGAGAGGATCAAAGTTCTAAGCAGTTCACAT GTGATGGCAATTTTCAGATTCTACAGGGAATTGTCACCAAGTTTTGTGGTGATTATGGCTTGATTGATGGATTGATCTACTTCAGCAGTGATGTTGTGACTAGCAACATGCCTCTAAAAGTTGGACAGAATGTTAGTGCACTTGTGGAGGAAGATAAAATATCCCACGAATTGAAAATAATCAAA GTAGATGCTCTCTGTGATAACTGCCATGATGATGAACAGTCAGACATCTGTGGTAAAGTTCCACTCGACTCTCTTAAGTCGCTAATGGAATGTGCTGAATATAATAGCCACACAACTTACTTCTCTCTGGATGTTATTTGTAAAG ATTTTGAGCCTTATCAAGGTGACTGTGTAGAAGTGGAGTTTTCCATCCATCCAGAGACTCAGAGCAGAAAGGCCCTCTCAGTGAAGCCTCTGAGGCATAAGCATCTATCTGAG gtCTGCATTACCAACATCCAGGGAAGAAATGGGGTGATAGGTGATGATATCTTTTTCACCTTGGATTCTCTGAAACTTCCTGATGGATATACACCTCGAATAGCTGATGTTGTCAATGTGATCGTGGTAGAGAACATTCTGTCCTGCTACCATTGGAGAGCAATTTCTATCACCCTACTGAAAAGGGCTTAA